AATGTTTATGCATTACTGCAAAGAGACCACGTAAAAGCGCAGCAGGTGTGCGTGCTCTGGCACCGAAGTCATTTTGTCCTAGCTCTCTAGTTCAGTGCTTCTTCATTCATTTCTCCTTTCagaaaacaatacatttttaaCCGTATTTGACTCTCAAGTGAAATAAAAGCCATCATAaaaggatgctctggatcgagaACTGGGTAGGATTGGCATTTGTTGTGGGAGACCGATTCTATTCAAATAAAAGGCTGTAGGTATTCAGTAATGGTTTTACAAATGGGAAAACGGGATATATTCTTGAGTCCTGTTATCTGTTAAACGTGTCGAAGAAAACTGACAATAGTTCACCCATCAAATGATTTACAATCAGGCTTCTGATTTGAGTACAAAGTGAATTTGTATTGAGTGTACGACAACAAGCCCCAAAGACGGTGTCCTAATGTGCCATTGTGTGTTGGACATAAAGTTGTCTAATGGCCTATGCTTTATTCCATACGTTAGTTCTCCCCAAGATCAAAAACACGTTTGTAGGCCTAATGGTTGTTGTGACTGCTTGTGATGGATGTTTACGTTAGTAAGTCTTTGTCGTAATTATTTTCAGGACTGAAGAGgaagagcagcaggaggaggggggtgaaAAGTATTTTGGTGCAGCtgggttttcttttttttttgttaatgAAAAGCGaagaggcaggaggcaggaggcaggcccGTCGCGTGTGTCGGCTCTGGCTGGTGTCCGACCCGAGGCTCATCATCTCGCCTGTTGGCGCATGCAGGTGGCACCGGACCCGCGAGAGGATTATGACCCTGGAAGGAGAGCTCGAACTCATGGAGAGGGCAGATGCCGACGTGGATGGAAAAGGGAACAATGTTACACGGAACGAGGGGTATGTATCTTTAACCAAAGAAGACGGGGCCGATTTGGAGCAGCAAGGCGCTGCGTCCTTGTCTCCAAAACAGCCAGCGAAGGATACGGAGGATGAGGGTGACTTTACGCCGAACTGCACAGAGAGAATCGCTGCCTCGGTGAAACCTCCGTACTCCTACATCGCTCTTATCACCATGGCAATCCTCCAGAGCCCGAAGAAAAGACTGACTCTCTCGGAGATATGTGACTTCATCAGCCAGCGCTTCACGTATTACGGGGAGAGGTTCCCGGCGTGGCAGAACTCCATCCGCCACAACTTGTCCCTCAACGACTGCTTCGTCAAAATGCCCCGGGAGCCCGGTAACCCCGGGAAGGGGAACTACTGGACGTTAGACCCTATGTCGTCTCATATGTTCGAGAACGGGAGCTTCCTACGGCGGAGGAAACGTTTCAAACGGCAGAATTACCGATTTGGGATGATGGACACCCGGTGCCCGCTCGAGCGCAGCAGCGTGCTCCCTGGATGTTCCTTCTACGGGACGAACGGAATAGGGCCGTGTCATTTTCAGGTACCCGGTTTGGAATTGTACCGTCACTTGGGCATCGAACATCATTCTGTTTCTAACCAAAGCATCCCACCAGTGAGCAGTATCTTGCCCGCGCTCTCCTCACTTCTATCAAGGAATTCGAACGTTGTCCAAAAGACATTTCTTCCACATCCGTCTCTTAGCTTTGAGAATTTCGAAACGACGCGCCGTTCAGCCTCGACAGTGGCCCAAGCTTTGGTCCCCGGATCTTCATTTCTGTCCCCGGCCTCGCTCCATTCAATGGGCGCTCCGCATCTCTGGAGCTTTCATCCCGAGTACCACAAACTatgctctctccccacctccagCCGTATAGCAAATGAACTCTTGCAGCAACTTGGTGACAAATAGCTTAATCAATAGTGTTTTCTGTATTGACGAGGATTCATCAGGGAAAACCACCTTTCATAGATTTGTATCTATTCAATTAAACAAATGCTTCAaatgaaaaaaatatgttttgaagaTGTGTCAATTGAGTCAACATTTTTAACAATGTTAGTGGCCAACCCCAAAAATATGTTTTGCAATATAAATGTTTGAGGCCTATATTTTGTGTAAATAAGCACTTTATAATTACATGTTTTCATTTGATTTATAACGACATTTGGCAACACCATTAATTGTAATGTTGAAAACAAcactgatttttttttaaatcaaattgaacATGTCAGATTTATTATACAACTGCTCTTGATTCACTAACGCAGAACCTCTCCGAATTAGCCTAATCTCCCAAATGTGCCAATCTTGCCAGTGGCAAATGTAATCTCTATACTTTGACAATGTTATATTTTGCCTTATTTATCTTTAAGGCGAAGTGTGTTTTCCTACACTGTGGaatcaaaaacacacaaaatatttGGAGCGTAAACAATGTGGAGCCCTGAAACATAAAACCGAACGTTTTCAAAAGCCTTTTATTTTGAAAGGTGCCTGGTCTCATTTTTGTTAAAGTTGACAATATTTGGTTTGATTGACTGGCGTTATAATTTTACAAATTATCATTTGAAAATGTTTCATTCAGTAGCTTAATTACTGCTACATTTGGACATGCCTGCGTGGCAGAAAATATGAGCTTCACCTTCTTGGGCACGCGAGTGGAAACCGTTTAAATGTGACGACATcattgagtttattttattttactcttCGTGTCAACGTGTGATTGATttctacatatatatttttttatgtgtaATGTATATGCAAGATctcacagtgcacacacacatctgcCCATTCTTCATCTCTCGATCGAGTTTCTctgtatgcgcgtgtgtgtgtgaatcggTGCGTGTCCTGCACCCCTACATGTGTTAGAAGACATTCCACAGTCAAAACGAACGACTTCGTATTATAAAGGCCTACATCTGCTTGTTCTGTAATGTTGCTACACGATTAACCAGACGCATCTAGAGAGATCCAGCCTACATTAAACATCACATTGTTATATTGAGTGTAATGTGCAGTTGTTTACTTCAATGTAGCCTATATTTGTCTGTGTCTATAGATTCTGTGTGCTGTCTTGGACTTGGGCTATAGTGTTTACCATATGCCTGCCTCTCCGTTTCAGAAAGACCCATGTCAGCATTACTACACAGCTTTAACACACTCATATTACTCACTTTAGTTGAAACCATCAGTGGATACAGCATAGGGATACTGTTAATACATACATTTGTGGATGGGAGTCATTATTGAGTtttggggatggatggacatgtgTTTTGGAGCATTTGATCTCCTGCTATAAATCCTAGTGTTATTGGATTGCTGAGCATCGGAACACACAATACCTCTTTCCACCATTGGTCATCTCTTTGAGCAGTTTGTTTTTCCTGGCACACACCATCATATTGGGCTTTTAATCAATTATACCTTTTTCTCCTTCCCCCGTTCCCTTGCCTCTGTTTAACtgttctttctctgtgtgtgtgtgtgtgtgcgcgcggcaCCCGTGCGCCCCATTAAAACTCAACTCTGCACTGTGTTTTAAAGGCCCCTGTGCGCGCATGGCGGGCGATATGAAGGAGTGTGTATTTGGAAAAGGGGACCCCCCTCGTGGCAACAGATGACAGTGACATATAGCAGGAGTGCCACCCAGAAGGCCTATGAGCTCACACTTCAGCCATGCAtccacagagaacgagagagatgaagggaggaagggatagatggagagagagagagagagagagagaaagtgtgtgcacgtgcacatgtgtttgtgtggagCTTCTGAGTTTCAGGAGAACAAGGATACAGATGATGGTGCCAGAAAGGAGTTTAGTAGAGGACAGGGAATCaagtgaaggagaaagagatgTGTTTGAAAAAGGGAACATCTGAAGagtaacagagagaaagagagtttaacaatggtgatggtggtgacaAAGAGTGGCTTTGATTTTACAGTCAGGTATTTACCCGGTTACTGAGAAATTACATCATAATTACCTATAATTACATTTGGATCTTTGTGTTTTACTGAAACTACCACTCCTATGTGCCGTTAAGTAACAGGTAGTTTAGAACTCTTTGAAGTAAGTGCAAAAATTCCATTCTTACCACAGAAGTGTAAATAGGGACTGTCAAGTAAAATCCTTCCATCATATTCTGTTGAAATAACTTTGACTGCAATGTTCTTACCCCAGGACCTGTATTCCAAAAGCATCTCAGaatagaagtgctgatctaggatcaggtcccccttgtccatataatcttattcattatgatataAAAGGCGCGTTGCAACggcaaaactgatcctacatCAGCACTCAGAGACATTTTACGAATATGGTCCCAGATTCTTTTCTATTACTTTTAGAGATGTGATGCACCGAATGTTTCCAATTATCTCATAGCTAGAAATAGGACCACAACAAAAGCAGGAAAAAATAAAAGTCCAAATAGCCCTAATTTCTCTGCTATGTTTAGCCTCGCTATGTGATGTCAGAGAAGACAGCCAGATGTCATGACTTCACCCTCACTCACCCCTTAACCGATCCAACACAtatcaatctgtgtgtgtgtgtgtgcgcgcgcacataCACATCTCTACCATACATCAGTCACAAACCCCAGTTTCCAGGTCAACAAACAGCACCAGTCATTTACTTCCTAGAGGAAAGACAGATTGACAGAACTGTAGGAAAGAAAAATGTAGGAAAAAACCCCAGATACTACCCAGGTCTAGTGTGATTTGTAGATGGAGGGGTATTTAGTTCGGATTAGCCTCTGATAGAAAAAACTGTTGACTTggtgttagacacacacacacaactatgcTGCTCTCCTTGTGCCACCTTGGTGTACGAGGCAGGGTGgactggtgtgtatgtgtgtgttgtgtgtctgcttCTCTTTCCTACTGCTCCTCActtccttcttctctcttctctccttgtctcctgctTATCTTTCTATCCAAACTCTCACCTTCTTGTCTCTGCtcagccccccctctctctttctttctttccttctttccttccttccttctctctctctctctctctctctctctctccctcctctgccaGTCTGCCCTCCTGTTGTAGTTCATATCTGTATTGTAGGTCTATGCCACCCAGCCGTCTGTGTAGTGAATATGCTGTTCCTCCAGCCCAGTGCTAGGTAGCTCACTGTGTTGGTGGTCCCTGGTGTAAAgctgcatcctcctcctcctcctgttgtaGTTCATATCTGTATTGTAGGTCTATGCCACCCAGCCGTCTGTGTAGTGAATATGCTGTTCCTCCAGCCCAGTGCTAGGTAGCTCACTGTGTTGGTGGTCCCTGGTGTAAAgctgcatcctcctcctctcctgttgtaGTTCATATCTGTATTGTAGGTCTATGCCACCCAGCCGTCTGTGTAGTGAATATGCTGTTCCTCCAGCCCAGTGCTAGGTAGCTCACTGTGTTGGTGGTCCCTGGTGTAAAgctgcatcctcctcctctcctgttgtaGTTCATATCTGTATTGTAGGTCTATGCCACCCAGCCGTCTGTGTAGTGAATATGCTGTTCCTCCAGCCCAGTGCTAGGTAGCTCACTGTGTTGGTGGTCCCTGGTGTAAAgctgcatcctcctcctctcctgttgtaGTTCATATCTGTATTGTAGGTCTATGCCACCCAGCCGTCTGTGTAGTGAATATGCTGTTCCTCCAGCCCAGTGCTAGGTAGCTCACTGTGTTGGTGGTCCCTGGTGTAAAgctgcatcctcctcctctcctgttgtaGTTCATATCTGTATTGTAGGTCTATGCCACCCAGCCGTCTGTGTAGTGAATATGCTGTTCCTCCAGCCCAGTGCTAGGTAGCTCACTGTGTTGGTGGTCCCTGGTGTAAAgctgcatcctcctcctctcctgttgtaGTTCATATCTGTATTGTAGGTCTATGCCACCCAGCCGTCTGTGTAGTGAATATGCTGTTCCTCCAGCCCAGTGCTAGGTAGCTCACTGTGTTGGTGGTCCCTGGTGTAAAgctgcatcctcctcctctcctgttgtaGTTCATATCTGTATTGTAGGTCTATGCCACCCAGCCGTCTGTGTAGTGAATATGCTGTTCCTCCAGCCCAGTGCTAGGTAGCTCACTGTGTTGGTGGTCCCTGGTGTAAAgctgcatcctcctcctctcctgttgtaGTTCATATCTGTATTGTAGGTCTATGCCACCCAGCCGTCTGTGTAGTGAATATGCTGTTCCTCCAGCCCAGTGCTAGGTAGCTCACTGTGTTGGTGGTCCCTGGTGTAAAgctgcatcctcctcctctcctgttgtaGTTCATATCTGTATTGTAGGTCTATGCCACCCAGCCGTCTGTGTAGTGAATATGCTGTTCCTCCAGCCCAGTGCTAGGTAGCTCACTGTGTTGGTGGTCCCTGGTGTAAAgctgcatcctcctcctctcctgttgtaGTTCATATCTGTATTGTAGGTCTATGCCACCCAGCCGTCTGTGTAGTGAATATGCTGTTCCTCCAGCCCAGTGCTAGGTAGCTCACTGTGTTGGTGGTCCCTGGTGTAAAgctgcatcctcctcctctcctgttgtaGTTCATATCTGTATTGTAGGTCTATGCCACCCAGCCGTCTGTGTAGTGAATATGCTGTTCCTCCAGCCCAGTGCTAGGTAGCTCACTGTGTTGGTGGTCCCTGGTGTAAAgctgcatcctcctcctctcctgttgtaGTTCATATCTGTATTGTAGGTCTATGCCACCCAGCCGTCTGTGTAGTGAATATGCTGTTCCTCCAGCCCAGTGCTAGGTAGCTCACTGTGTTGGTGGTCCCTGGTGTAAAgctgcatcctcctcctctcctgttgtaGTTCATATCTGTATTGTAGGTCTATGCCACCCAGCCGTCTGTGTAGTGAATATGCTGTTCCTCCAGCCCAGTGCTAGGTAGCTCACTGTGTTGGTGGTCCCTGGTGTAAAgctgcatcctcctcctctcctgttgtaGTTCATATCTGTATTGTAGGTCTATGCCACCCAGCCGTCTGTGTAGTGAATATGCTGTTCCTCCAGCCCAGTGCTAGGTAGCTCACTGTGTTGGTGGTCCCTGGTGTAAAgctgcatcctcctcctctcctgtttctttttttatataGCAAACACAAAATGGTTCCTAATTCTCTGCTGCTGAAGGGTTGTTATTTGTGGCTTTTGGCTGGGGCAGCAGAGCCAGGCTTTTAATTAGAACAACCTGCTGGATCTCCAGTTGTCTTTTCTTCCTTCGTGGCCTGAAGGACTCTCGCTCCAGATCTGGAATAGTACAGAACAATTCATTACGTTCTCAGACACCTAGGGTGGTTGTGATCTGCCTGGGTGGAACCTGTTGATGTATGAGATTGAGTCCACACTTTATTTGGATCATCCAGATAGTCCCTCTGTCGATGCTCTAGAGGTTCTCTTACTATCAACAAACTGTCccttgataagcaactgcttgctaaggttaggtttagaataagggtaagggttaagtttagggttaggataagggttaaggttagagctaggcttagggttagtagatagatagtctacagactatcagttacatttcaactatgcaaataaagtgttaccgagATTGAAGCAGGCTAGTGGTGGTCTCCTGTGCctagggttatgggttagaacgagggagggaaggagggagagagaggggggggaggatgAAAATCGAAATAAAGAGTTTCTCACAGTATGTTCCGGAGCGTTTGGGGGCTGGACAGACAGCGCTGTTCTGTGTGTCGTCCTACAGCCCATAAATTCATAAATATACCCCTgccatccctacctctctctttctcctctccctgctctgtgTCCAGCTCTGCCTCCAGTGCTCATAAAACCAGGGCTGACAGGTGCTGGAGACCCAAAGcaggactgagggagagagagagaaggaaaagtgCTTTTACAGTGTTTTAATTGTAGACGCTACAGTGGAGGGTGCGTTCAGACAGGGCAACACAGtgctacagatctaggatcagcttcacTCCCAAGTCCTAACCTGACCTAAGACTAGACTGACCTAAGACTAGCATTTACAGCACAGGGCAACTTAGACCTATTCCTTGAAGCCAACACGCCTCAATACCTGAACCACATTTCCTCAACCCtgagggggagaggtagggggagaaaGGGCGAGTCATCCAGACCAGTGGGGGAGGGAACGACAGTGTCAATGGTAGCTTTGTTATTTTAGAGGAGGACTCGTTACTCCCACCCTTTCCTCCTTCCCCGCTTCCCCAGCCTTGTGGGTCCAGCCAGTTACACAGATGGGAGCGGGGGGATTGCTAGGATGTTTTCCGGGGTCGTATTGACGATCCCACATACCACACTGCCAGACCACCCTGGTGGAATTATTATTTGGTCTAGTAAACGTGCATGaagagattctctctctctctttctctcctttccaaTGTTCATATTATATTCACTGATAGCTCGCCTGGTTTCACAGCTGTCACACCACTCATTtagctacagtaggcctagcatcattagctacagtaggcctagcaTCATTAGCTACAGTAGGCCTAGAATCATTAGTTACAGTAGGCCTAATTAGTGGCATAATTTTTGGAATACAGAATGCATTGCTGGTATTTGTATTTGTGTAATGACCGatgctggagatgagaagcaggtacggggagtcaacatttattcaggaacagacaggtaacaaacaggaacagcgtcagcacacgggtaaaCAACAACAATTAATGCTGAAGTAGGGAACAGAGCGGGTAACCAGACAGTATTAGGGGAGGTAATGatagaggtgattgagtccaggtgagtccaataatcgctgataCGCGTGAcggggggaaggcaggtgtgggtgatgatggtggcaggaatgtgtaatgctggggagcctggcaccttcgagcgccagggagggggagcgggGGCAGGCGTGACAGTACTCCCCCGGGCGAGCCtggcgagccggctgaggcataaGAGCCCGACAATCCGGCTAGGGCGTGAAAGATGGTCGATCCcactgaggcgtgggagcccaaTGCTCCGACGGAGGCATAGCAGCCTGGCATGCCAACTGGGCGTAAAAACCTGATGATCCGGCTGAGGCCCGACGTGGGATGGGCACCTTCTGAGCCAATCCGGGGGCAagaacctctcgagccagctagggcaGCCTGAAGAGCTGGCTTAGGCATCCCCGGTTCCATCGGTGGCGGGCCCCGGACCCGACGTCACCACCAACCGGAACGCCAGCACTCCCCGATGCTTTGTATGATGGCTTCAGCATTCTGTAACTACcgacgctggagatgagaagcaggtacggggagtcaacatttactcaggtacagacaggtaacaaaacaggaacagcgtcagttCATGTTGAAGTAGAGAACAGAGCGGGGAACCACACAGATACAGTATATgggaggtaatgacagaggtgattgagtccaatAATCACTGATACGTGTGATGTGTGGAAGGcaagtgtgcgtaatgatggtgttaggaatgcgtaatgctggggagcctggcaccTTTGAGTgccagggagggggagcgggGGCAGGCTTgacaatttgtatttattattgatccccattactcttcctggggtccagcaaaattaaggcagttcatacaattttaaaaacattacaatacattcacagatttcacaacacactgtgtacTCTAAGGCTgttccaccactaccacatatctacagtactaaatccatgtgtatgtgtgtgtatagtgcgtaatttatcgtgtgtgtgtacatgtgtctaTGCCTATGTTTTTGTTGCTTCACAGTCGCTTCACAGTGGTAATATAATGGACCTGTATGTACAGGGTGGTAATAAACTGGACCTGTATGTACAGCGTAGTAATAAACTGGACCTGAATGTACAATGTTGTAATAAACTGGACCTGTATGTACAGCGTGGTAATAAACTGGACCTGTGTGTACAGCGTGGTAATAAACTGGACCTGTGTGTACAGCATGGTAATAAACTGGACCTGCATGTACAGCTTGGTAATAAACTGGACCTGTATGTACAGCGTGGTAATAAACTGGACCTGTATGTACAGCGTAGTAATAAACTGGACCTGTATGTATAGCGTAGTAATAAACTGGACCTGTATGTACAGCGTAGTATTATAATTGACCTGTATGTACAGCGTAGTAATAAACTGGAGCTGTATGTACAGCGTGGTAATAAACTGTACCTGTGTGTACAGCGTGGTAATAAACTGGACCTGTGTGTACAGCATGGTAATAAACTGGACCTGTATGTACAGCTTGGTAATAAACTGGACCGGTATGTACAGCTTGGTAATAAACTGGACCGGTATGTACAACGTGGTATTAAACTGGACCTGTATGTACAGCGTGGTAATAAACTGGACctgtatgtacagtgttgtaatatACTGGACCTGTATGTATAGTGTGGTAATATAATGGACCTGTATGTACAGCGTGGTAATATAATGGACCTGTATGCACAGTGTGGTAATAAACTAGACCTGTATGTACAATGTTGTAATAAACTGGATCTGTATGTACAGCGTGGTAATAAACTGGATCTGTATGTGCAGCGTGGTAATATACTGGACCTGTATGTACAGCGTGGTAATAAACTGGATCTGTATGTGCAGCGTGGTAATATACTGGATCTGTATGTACAGCGTGGTAATAAACTGGATCTGTATGTGCAGCGTGGTAATATACTGGACCTGTATGTACAGCGTGGTAATATAATGGACCTGTATGTACAGCGTGGTAATATAATGGACCTGTATGTACAGCATGTGTGTAACTTAGACCATAAAGCAACTTTGCAGCACATTTCAACAAACACAAAGTTGTCATAAAGGGCAGATATTTAAAACACGCTATAGAGTTGACAGATGGGCCTCAGATTATAAGAAGAGTTGCTACATTACAAGAAGTGTTGCTACATTATAAGAAGTGTTGCTACATTACAAGAAGTGTTGCTACATTACAAGAAGTGTTGCTACATCATAAAAAGTGTTGCTA
This genomic window from Oncorhynchus kisutch isolate 150728-3 linkage group LG20, Okis_V2, whole genome shotgun sequence contains:
- the LOC116355450 gene encoding forkhead box protein D1-like, whose product is MKSEEAGGRRQARRVCRLWLVSDPRLIISPVGACRWHRTRERIMTLEGELELMERADADVDGKGNNVTRNEGYVSLTKEDGADLEQQGAASLSPKQPAKDTEDEGDFTPNCTERIAASVKPPYSYIALITMAILQSPKKRLTLSEICDFISQRFTYYGERFPAWQNSIRHNLSLNDCFVKMPREPGNPGKGNYWTLDPMSSHMFENGSFLRRRKRFKRQNYRFGMMDTRCPLERSSVLPGCSFYGTNGIGPCHFQVPGLELYRHLGIEHHSVSNQSIPPVSSILPALSSLLSRNSNVVQKTFLPHPSLSFENFETTRRSASTVAQALVPGSSFLSPASLHSMGAPHLWSFHPEYHKLCSLPTSSRIANELLQQLGDK